From one Lactiplantibacillus paraplantarum genomic stretch:
- a CDS encoding metal ABC transporter solute-binding protein, translating into MQRFWRLLVGLMISGGILAGCQSKQPAADTAKTNIVTTTDFYGSVAKAVGGKHVTVTSIINKPSVDPHDFEPTPAVAKTVSKADIVVANGLGYDGWMNKVVRSTKQAKLIRVGEDVLHRKAGVNEHLWYDAQTMPATANYLAKQLAKQQPQYRAYFKANAKRYIATLKPIQRERAKLQAKAKKMRQRQVLVSEPVFDYALTSLGFKVGNRDFENAVEKGTDPSPQVIHKMQRALKQRQVAFFVNNQQVSDKLVANMVSLAKKNHVPVLSVTETMPAHLTYQQWMLKQYRQLNQLLAD; encoded by the coding sequence ATGCAACGATTTTGGCGATTATTAGTTGGATTAATGATTAGTGGGGGCATACTGGCGGGATGTCAATCAAAGCAGCCAGCCGCCGACACGGCTAAAACGAACATCGTTACAACAACGGATTTTTATGGGAGCGTGGCCAAGGCGGTTGGTGGCAAACACGTCACGGTGACGTCCATTATTAATAAGCCGTCCGTGGACCCACATGATTTTGAACCGACGCCAGCTGTGGCTAAGACGGTTAGCAAGGCGGACATCGTGGTTGCAAACGGACTAGGCTATGATGGTTGGATGAATAAGGTCGTTCGGTCAACGAAGCAGGCGAAGTTGATTCGGGTCGGCGAAGATGTGTTACACCGTAAAGCCGGCGTTAACGAACATCTGTGGTACGATGCTCAAACGATGCCAGCAACCGCGAACTATCTTGCTAAGCAGTTGGCTAAGCAACAACCGCAATACCGAGCTTATTTTAAAGCGAATGCCAAACGATATATTGCGACACTTAAGCCGATTCAACGCGAACGAGCAAAGTTACAAGCTAAAGCGAAAAAGATGCGGCAGCGGCAAGTTCTAGTTAGTGAACCCGTTTTTGACTATGCACTCACTAGTTTAGGCTTTAAAGTTGGCAATCGCGATTTTGAAAATGCTGTTGAAAAGGGGACGGATCCATCGCCACAAGTAATCCACAAGATGCAACGGGCATTGAAACAGCGCCAAGTAGCTTTCTTTGTGAATAACCAGCAAGTCAGTGATAAACTCGTTGCTAACATGGTATCGTTGGCTAAGAAAAATCACGTGCCAGTACTATCGGTCACCGAGACGATGCCAGCACACCTGACCTATCAACAGTGGATGCTCAAACAGTACCGGCAACTTAACCAGTTGTTAGCCGATTAG
- a CDS encoding DNA-3-methyladenine glycosylase I → MITTWFDDDPLFNRYYPYYADYRYYFENEWGLPPHCDERLFEFLSLGNFAAGLNWSLVLNKRAAFRNAFHNWDIAAVAAYDASQVIRLCHDPNIIRNQRKIKAVIHNAQLIQQIQCTQSFEAYLWQHLNYQQLVLNCQYFSDLPRTTITGDQVAHQLRQIGFQFVGPVTVNAWLVNTGFITARPDHRGIIPTPLKPQVAVRPSLPTRTPHQLGHFDNPHDTRLQ, encoded by the coding sequence ATGATCACTACTTGGTTCGATGATGACCCCTTGTTTAATCGCTACTATCCGTATTACGCGGACTACCGGTATTATTTTGAAAATGAATGGGGGCTGCCCCCGCACTGTGACGAACGTCTATTTGAATTTCTGAGTCTGGGCAATTTCGCAGCTGGTCTGAATTGGTCGCTAGTCTTAAATAAACGAGCCGCCTTTCGAAACGCATTTCACAATTGGGACATTGCGGCCGTCGCCGCCTATGATGCGTCCCAAGTTATTCGATTATGCCACGACCCCAACATTATCCGCAATCAACGCAAAATCAAGGCCGTTATTCACAATGCACAATTGATCCAACAAATTCAATGCACGCAATCTTTTGAAGCCTATCTCTGGCAGCACCTAAATTATCAACAGCTCGTCTTAAATTGCCAATACTTTAGCGACCTGCCACGTACCACTATTACTGGGGACCAGGTTGCACATCAATTACGTCAAATAGGCTTTCAATTCGTCGGTCCAGTCACCGTCAATGCTTGGCTAGTAAACACCGGCTTTATCACCGCCCGGCCGGATCACCGAGGAATTATCCCGACTCCGCTTAAACCCCAAGTAGCCGTACGACCATCGTTGCCAACGCGCACACCCCATCAACTCGGCCATTTTGATAATCCACATGATACTAGATTACAGTAA
- a CDS encoding GGDEF domain-containing protein: MTWSHWTISPFITSVFFILGVLTLYWVSQNWLLTFLKTHHHSVNEAIINDWYGLLYMMVFVFGMQSLIIGQSDAWAFMNFQLIALTFCGYFLNIRVHYYYLYPLVLIFMIYNQSIGYWQSWAHAIVLIGFFTVLGQLRKRVPLQTKNGQIAIYLLVCASFGAILWWLMKLKFNLSWETYLQEWSYLLVFEVLLYIYASMLSANAQLKQNLVSFANHDALTKTENFAAYTNAINYHFTVSRKNGLKLTMMMFDIDHFKQVNDTYGHLAGDKILQHVTQVAETVFQANNPQITLYRTGGEEFNVIFPGYDLNEARPVAEQLFMAINHIVVPVNDHQIQLSISVGLSELTAHDQTPTDFYQRVDGNLYTSKRNGRMQITAK; the protein is encoded by the coding sequence ATGACTTGGTCACATTGGACGATTTCACCGTTTATTACTAGTGTTTTTTTTATTCTGGGAGTCTTAACACTCTATTGGGTATCACAAAACTGGCTACTCACGTTTCTGAAAACACACCACCACTCGGTCAATGAAGCAATAATCAATGACTGGTACGGTTTGCTTTATATGATGGTCTTTGTTTTTGGTATGCAGTCTTTAATTATCGGTCAAAGTGACGCGTGGGCTTTTATGAATTTTCAGCTGATCGCCCTGACCTTCTGTGGCTACTTTCTTAATATTCGGGTTCACTATTATTACTTGTATCCACTCGTCCTCATCTTTATGATCTATAATCAGTCAATTGGTTACTGGCAATCATGGGCTCACGCAATCGTTTTGATTGGATTCTTTACCGTACTGGGACAGCTCCGTAAACGCGTGCCGTTACAAACTAAAAACGGACAAATCGCAATTTATTTGTTAGTATGTGCAAGCTTTGGCGCTATTTTATGGTGGTTAATGAAACTCAAATTCAACTTATCCTGGGAAACTTACTTGCAAGAGTGGAGTTACTTACTAGTCTTTGAAGTCCTCCTCTACATTTACGCTAGTATGTTATCCGCCAACGCTCAGCTTAAACAGAATCTCGTCTCGTTTGCGAATCACGACGCCCTCACCAAGACCGAAAACTTTGCTGCGTACACTAACGCAATTAATTACCACTTTACAGTCAGTCGTAAAAACGGCTTAAAGTTAACTATGATGATGTTTGACATCGATCATTTTAAACAAGTGAATGACACTTATGGTCATCTCGCCGGTGATAAGATTTTACAACACGTTACCCAAGTCGCTGAAACGGTCTTCCAAGCGAATAATCCTCAAATCACGTTGTACCGAACGGGTGGCGAAGAATTCAACGTGATTTTTCCCGGCTATGATTTGAATGAAGCACGGCCAGTTGCCGAGCAGTTATTCATGGCCATTAATCACATCGTCGTTCCAGTTAATGATCACCAGATTCAACTTTCAATTTCAGTGGGCTTATCGGAATTAACTGCACACGATCAGACTCCCACGGATTTTTATCAACGCGTCGATGGCAACTTGTACACCTCGAAACGCAATGGTCGCATGCAGATTACTGCTAAGTAA
- a CDS encoding UV-damage repair protein — translation MKRTYMAIDLKSFYASVECVAHHLDPLNANLVVADTSRTDKTICLAVSPALKQFGVPGRPRLFQVEQRVTALNRERSCQTSYQYVQRHRSIYRDQLLRQPKLGIDYQVVPPRMSYYMQQSAAIYDIYLRFIKPEHIHVYSIDEVFMDITEYLQTYQVTPHTLAKAMIHEIQAETGITATAGIGTNLYLAKVAMDIVAKKMPADKDGVRIAQMDEYQYRHYLWAHQPLTDFWRVGHGYAKRLAALGLYTMGDIARCSLGTLSDSWNEDVLYREFGKNAELLIDHAWGAETATLADIKHYHASEHGIYASQVLMRPYTYAEGRSVLRGMVNNLVLELVKRQVVTDQLGIRIDYDAQRSENAADYQGAMTEDYYDRRVPKPAHTTVKLAQATASQREIGTAYQQLYQQVVNHHLLIRRVTVIANHLVDEQQLSQQPRYQQTNLFENPDIAKKRDQIAQQQRERDQRLQQAILNLQRSSGNKNVVIRLADLKTGATTIERNEQIGGHRA, via the coding sequence ATGAAGCGTACTTACATGGCAATTGATTTAAAGTCATTCTATGCTTCAGTAGAGTGTGTTGCGCATCACTTAGATCCACTGAATGCGAACTTAGTAGTAGCGGATACTAGCCGGACTGATAAGACGATTTGCTTGGCAGTATCGCCGGCCTTGAAACAGTTTGGTGTTCCAGGTCGGCCCCGCTTATTTCAGGTTGAACAACGGGTGACTGCTTTGAATCGTGAACGCAGCTGCCAAACGTCATATCAGTATGTTCAACGACATCGATCCATTTATCGTGACCAACTATTACGTCAGCCCAAGCTAGGGATTGATTACCAGGTCGTTCCACCACGAATGAGTTATTACATGCAGCAGAGTGCGGCTATTTATGATATTTATCTGCGATTCATCAAGCCTGAGCATATTCACGTTTACTCGATTGATGAGGTTTTTATGGATATAACCGAATATTTACAAACCTATCAGGTGACACCCCATACGTTAGCTAAGGCCATGATTCATGAAATTCAAGCAGAGACGGGGATTACGGCGACTGCTGGGATTGGAACGAACCTGTACTTGGCCAAGGTCGCAATGGATATTGTGGCTAAGAAGATGCCTGCCGATAAAGATGGTGTACGGATTGCGCAGATGGACGAATATCAGTATCGGCACTATTTATGGGCCCATCAACCATTGACTGATTTTTGGCGCGTGGGGCATGGTTATGCCAAACGATTAGCGGCGCTGGGGTTATATACGATGGGAGATATCGCGCGTTGTTCATTAGGAACTTTATCAGATTCGTGGAATGAAGACGTCTTGTACCGGGAGTTTGGGAAGAACGCTGAACTTTTGATTGATCATGCTTGGGGGGCAGAGACCGCCACTTTAGCTGATATTAAACACTATCATGCTAGCGAACATGGAATCTATGCCAGCCAGGTACTCATGCGACCATATACTTATGCAGAAGGTCGGTCAGTCTTGCGCGGCATGGTGAATAATCTAGTTCTTGAACTCGTTAAGCGCCAGGTCGTAACTGATCAACTGGGGATACGGATTGATTATGATGCGCAACGGTCGGAGAATGCGGCTGATTATCAGGGGGCGATGACTGAAGATTATTATGACCGACGTGTGCCTAAGCCAGCTCATACAACCGTAAAATTGGCGCAGGCAACGGCCTCTCAGCGAGAAATAGGGACAGCGTATCAGCAACTTTATCAGCAAGTGGTCAACCACCACTTGCTGATTCGGCGGGTAACGGTGATTGCTAATCACCTTGTTGATGAACAGCAATTAAGCCAGCAACCGCGGTATCAACAGACGAACTTATTTGAAAATCCAGACATTGCAAAAAAACGCGATCAGATTGCTCAGCAGCAACGTGAACGCGACCAGCGTTTACAACAAGCGATTTTAAACTTACAACGAAGTTCCGGTAATAAAAATGTCGTGATCCGTCTGGCCGATTTAAAGACCGGTGCAACCACGATTGAACGTAACGAACAGATTGGAGGTCATCGCGCATAA
- a CDS encoding ABC transporter permease translates to MAGQEQQVRVSIPVSALKRAGIDRDDQLQLKVRNDALVLEKIQPRQPQWQQYLIIWPLLVAILSGLASYGYWWFQKVRPVPLTGAQSIGSLTIVAGVVTGAVLFIGFFLKTRNDPENRFSRHIYWRNFPVITIAFIMILAFALVGAFWVLELLFPDVIFDRFTSMLLLVLFTYFADAFMISAALTINARSLSTILTVVIVSGCVISMAANGQRRWWQHNLSFLGTHAAENAWQFNLTLIFSALLMVVLIDYLFVSLSRIYPRTWRTSTLRILLTLTAIDFGAVGLFPNNLTFHWLHDLVAGGLVTLLVLLIVGVRWLLPAVTKDFLWLSYGVGVVLLLLNFGFRWFGYPSLTAFEIQAFAISFGWLLMLFSRLQALVNEDPGLLTIKLEQESAVADN, encoded by the coding sequence ATGGCAGGGCAAGAGCAACAAGTACGGGTCTCAATTCCAGTCTCAGCATTAAAACGAGCCGGGATTGACCGTGATGATCAGTTACAGTTAAAGGTGCGTAATGACGCACTAGTCTTAGAGAAAATTCAGCCACGGCAACCGCAGTGGCAGCAATACTTGATAATTTGGCCGCTGTTAGTTGCAATCCTATCAGGGTTAGCCAGTTACGGGTACTGGTGGTTTCAAAAAGTTAGGCCGGTTCCACTGACGGGCGCGCAATCAATCGGGAGTTTGACGATTGTGGCCGGCGTAGTTACCGGCGCCGTGCTATTTATTGGGTTCTTCTTAAAAACACGTAATGATCCAGAGAATCGATTTTCGCGGCATATTTATTGGCGGAACTTCCCGGTCATTACGATTGCATTTATTATGATCTTAGCCTTTGCGCTAGTCGGAGCTTTCTGGGTATTAGAATTATTGTTTCCAGATGTCATTTTCGATCGCTTTACGTCTATGTTGCTACTGGTCTTGTTTACGTATTTTGCGGATGCGTTCATGATTAGTGCCGCGCTGACGATTAATGCGCGGTCGTTATCAACGATCTTAACGGTGGTGATTGTCAGTGGCTGTGTAATCTCAATGGCGGCTAATGGTCAACGGCGGTGGTGGCAGCATAATTTAAGCTTTCTGGGAACGCATGCCGCTGAAAATGCTTGGCAATTCAATCTCACACTGATTTTTTCGGCGCTGTTAATGGTCGTATTAATCGATTACCTATTTGTCTCGCTTAGCCGAATTTATCCACGTACTTGGCGGACATCAACGTTGCGGATACTATTGACGTTGACCGCCATCGATTTTGGAGCGGTCGGGCTATTTCCCAACAACCTGACGTTTCACTGGTTACATGACTTGGTCGCTGGTGGTTTGGTCACGTTATTAGTCTTGCTGATTGTGGGTGTGCGCTGGTTATTACCAGCCGTGACGAAAGATTTCCTGTGGTTATCTTACGGCGTTGGCGTGGTACTATTATTGCTCAACTTCGGCTTTCGCTGGTTTGGCTACCCATCACTAACGGCATTTGAAATTCAAGCCTTTGCGATTTCATTTGGTTGGCTGCTGATGTTATTTTCACGTCTGCAAGCGTTAGTTAATGAAGATCCGGGATTACTGACGATTAAGTTGGAACAGGAAAGTGCAGTAGCCGATAATTAG
- a CDS encoding ABC transporter ATP-binding protein, producing MKILMPYFKRYRLDVWIAMLSVIVLVFATLWQPRLLQVIMEAIIKNDQATVFREGLMLLGLAVLGIIGGIVNTIYAARVALGVATDLRADLYAKVQSLAYADVEKFSPSNLVVRMTNDINQVQQIVMAGFQQITRIPLLFIGALILAVKTMPEQWWVIVVMMAVILGVALIAVRRMTKYFAQTQQDIENVNTVARENLMGIRVVKSFVQEPNEIKKFSAASDELTAVTAKIGYWFAILMPAFFLTANVAVGVAVYLVGQTITTHPSYLAAITSFISYLMQILFAVINGGFLMTFASRAVISLGRIDEVMATEPSMTYVDGDAAPVAGDIHFDHVTFTYPGDAQPTLKDVTFTVKAGSMLGIVGATGSGKTTLAQLIARLYDPDSGTVSIGGIDVRTLPEKALRSTVAYVLQRSTLFSGTIAGNLRQVKPDAQPSHMQWAANIAQSAEFIERLPQTYDAPVEERSQNFSGGQKQRLAITRGVIANPEILILDDATSALDARSEKLVQEALDRELKSTTTVVIAEKIASIIRADQILVLDSGRISGSGTHQELLQDSAIYRAIYQTQKAREEGLHE from the coding sequence ATGAAGATTTTGATGCCATATTTTAAGCGGTATCGACTAGACGTCTGGATTGCGATGTTGTCGGTCATCGTCTTAGTGTTTGCGACGTTATGGCAACCGCGATTATTGCAAGTCATTATGGAAGCCATTATCAAGAATGATCAGGCCACGGTATTCCGTGAAGGGCTGATGTTGCTTGGTTTGGCTGTACTGGGAATTATCGGTGGGATTGTGAATACGATATACGCAGCCCGGGTGGCCCTTGGTGTGGCGACCGACTTGCGAGCTGACCTGTACGCTAAGGTCCAGTCATTAGCCTACGCTGACGTGGAAAAATTTTCACCGTCCAACTTAGTGGTACGAATGACGAACGATATTAATCAAGTCCAACAGATTGTAATGGCTGGCTTTCAGCAGATTACTCGGATTCCATTACTATTCATCGGGGCACTGATTCTCGCTGTGAAGACGATGCCTGAGCAGTGGTGGGTCATTGTTGTCATGATGGCAGTAATCTTAGGGGTCGCACTGATTGCGGTGCGGCGGATGACTAAATACTTTGCACAAACGCAACAAGATATTGAAAACGTCAATACGGTTGCCCGTGAAAACTTAATGGGGATTCGGGTTGTTAAATCGTTTGTTCAAGAGCCAAACGAGATCAAAAAGTTTTCGGCTGCGTCCGACGAACTGACTGCCGTGACCGCTAAGATTGGGTACTGGTTCGCCATTTTAATGCCGGCATTCTTTTTGACGGCCAATGTGGCAGTCGGGGTCGCGGTATACTTGGTTGGTCAAACGATTACCACGCACCCGTCTTATTTAGCAGCTATTACGAGTTTTATTTCTTATTTAATGCAGATTTTATTTGCCGTGATCAATGGTGGCTTTCTCATGACATTTGCGTCGCGGGCCGTCATCTCACTTGGTCGGATTGACGAAGTGATGGCTACCGAGCCAAGTATGACTTACGTTGATGGCGACGCAGCGCCCGTAGCTGGTGACATTCATTTTGACCATGTGACCTTCACTTATCCGGGAGATGCGCAGCCAACGCTAAAAGATGTGACCTTTACGGTAAAAGCGGGGTCCATGCTGGGTATCGTTGGCGCTACTGGATCTGGTAAAACGACCTTGGCGCAGCTGATTGCGCGCTTGTATGATCCGGATAGCGGGACTGTCTCCATCGGTGGGATTGATGTGCGGACCTTACCAGAAAAAGCACTTCGATCCACGGTGGCCTATGTCTTACAACGGTCCACCTTGTTTTCTGGCACGATTGCGGGTAACTTACGGCAAGTTAAGCCGGACGCCCAGCCTAGTCACATGCAATGGGCGGCTAATATCGCGCAGTCCGCGGAATTCATTGAACGGTTGCCGCAGACGTACGATGCCCCCGTGGAAGAACGCTCACAAAACTTTTCGGGTGGTCAAAAGCAACGGCTAGCGATTACGCGCGGTGTGATTGCGAATCCAGAAATTTTAATCTTAGATGATGCCACTTCAGCATTGGATGCCCGTTCTGAAAAACTCGTTCAGGAAGCTCTGGACCGCGAATTGAAATCAACAACGACTGTGGTGATTGCTGAAAAGATCGCCTCCATTATTCGTGCGGATCAAATCTTAGTCTTAGATAGCGGTCGGATCTCAGGGAGTGGGACCCACCAAGAATTATTACAAGACAGTGCGATTTATCGCGCTATTTACCAAACGCAAAAAGCACGGGAGGAGGGCTTACATGAGTGA